In Pan troglodytes isolate AG18354 chromosome 5, NHGRI_mPanTro3-v2.0_pri, whole genome shotgun sequence, the sequence GAAGTTTTGGTTCTTGCTTCCAGTGGTAACAAGGGGGGTTGGGAAGTGATTAATTAAACATATTTCCTCCACGAAGAGGGTGGACAAGTTCCTTttttaggaaggaaaaaaggaggagCGTTGGTAGTAGGGATCTTCCACAGAGGAGTAAAGTTAAGGAGGTGGAAATGAAAGGGAAGAACAAAGGGTGAGAAGCAAAATGGTAAAAGCGAAATCGAAAAAGAGAAGTGGGTGTTCCAACAGTAGAGGGGATCATTGACGCAAATTCGTCCTTTTATGTTCCCACACGGCTCAAGTTGGGGAATATAAGTCCTAAAAACAGGCGCACCCTAATCCTACCTACTTCCCACAAGAAGCCTTCACGCAGCCAAGGCCCGCCCCACATAGCACACGCGCGGATTCGTTCTCCGTTTGGTAACTGACAGGAAGCGGAAGCCGTGCGTGGGAGGCCGATTCTAGTGCGCCTGCGTGGCTGCGAATCACCAGCCATCCTCTGGGTCTGTAGTAACCGCCCAGCGTTGAGGCGCGGCTCATGCCCCCAGTATCCCGGTCCAGCTATTCCGAGGACATCGTGGGCTCTCGGAGAAGGCGACGCAGCTCCTCGGGGAGCCCACCATCCCCGCAGAGCAGATGTTCCTCTTGGGATGGCTGTTCCCGCTCTCACTCCCGCGGCCGTGAGGGCCTCAGGCCTCCTTGGAGTGAGTCGGACGTGGGCGCTCTTTACCTCTTCAGTCGCTCTGGGTCGCGAGGGCGGCTCCCAAGATTCCGCAACTACGCCTTCGCGTCCTCCTGGTCGACCTCGTATAGTGGATATCGCCACCATCGTCACTGCTATGCAGAAGAACGGCAGTCAGCAGAAGACTACGAGAAGGAAGAGAGCTATCGGCAGAGGAggctgaaggagagagagaggattgGGGAGTTGGGAGCGCCTGAAGTGTGGGGGCCGTCTCCAAAGTTCCCTCAGCCAGATTCTGACGAATATACCCCAGTTGAGGATGAAGAAGAGGTAACGCATCAGAAAAGCAGCAGTTCAGATTCCAACTCGGAAGAACATAGGAAAAAGAAGACCAGTCGttcaagaaacaagaaaaaaagaaagaataagtcgTCTAAAAGAAAGCATAGGAAATATTCTGATAGTGACAGTAACTCAGAGTCTGACACAAATTCTAACTCTGATGATGATAAAAAGAGAGTTAaagccaagaagaaaaagaaacacaaaacaaagaaaaagaagaataagaagacCAAAAAAGAATCCAGTGACTCAAGCTGTAAAGACTCAGAAGAGGACTTGTCAGAAGCTACCTGGATGGAGCAGCCAAATGTGGCAGATACTATGGATTTAATAGGGCCAGAAGCACCTATAATACATACCTCTCAAGATGAAAAACCTTTGAAGTATGGCCATGCTTTGCTTCCCGGTGAAGGTGCAGCTATGGCTGAGTATGTAAAAGCTGGAAAGCGAATCCCACGAAGAGGTGAAATTGGGTTGACAAGTGAAGAGATCGGTTCTTTTGAATGCTCAGGTTATGTCATGAGTGGTAGCAGGCATCGCAGAATGGAGGCTGTACGACTGCGTAAGGAGAACCAGATCTACAGTGCTGATGAGAAGAGAGCTCTTGCATCctttaaccaagaagagagacgaaagagagaaaataagattttagCCAGTTTCCGAGAGATGGTgtacaaaaagacaaaagggaAAGATGACAAGTAAGGACTTACTTGTTGCACAGCAGGActtttaacaacaaaaattttatgTGACCAAAAGTGTTAAAAGGCTTTACAGTGCTACTGTACTTACCATATTAGTAAGTCTCTCAGGAAAAAGcttcttttgagatatctttagcagcttttttttgttattttaactttaaaaagtaatatgtgcacatgcttttaaaaatattcaaccaTTATAGGAGGAGAGTTAGTAAAAAGTGAATCTTTCACTTTAGCCCCTGACACCTTTcccccaaaaatatatattttggtgtcttatatacagaatatacattctgtgCATATACAAGAGTATATGTTGCAGCATAAAGATTAAAAgctattaaagttttttttcGCTCGTTACTCTTTTGCCATTCATTTGCCCCGGGGGGACCAAAAGAAGCCCAGAAAGAACAAAGGATTCAATCAAGTGTATACTTCTACTTTCAGTTAATAGACTGgcttagaaaatagaaaagatttaGTGGCTCTTACAAATGAAAAGTCTAGAAGAAGGATGGATTTTCTGCATGGCTTTAATTGGACATTGGCTTTCTTCTCCACTTTTTTTCCAAGGGTCATTTTCCTTGGGCTGGTTTCCCTTATATAACAAAAAGGCTGCCAAAGCTCCTGAGTTTGGTTATCTTTTTTCTGGTCCACCTCTGAAGAGAGAACATTTCTTAGTTGCTAATCCAAACAAGAATCCAGAGATTCACCATAATGGGATAAGCTTGGGTCACATGCCCACTCAAAACAAGTGTTGTTGCTTAGGAAATAGAATGGCTTATCTGTGGAGTCATAGACCAGTTATAGAGGAATGGATTCTTGAATGAAAATCAGGGTAATTTTGGGCAAGGGGGATAGACAACCATAGACGCATACTACAGTTTcgaatgcttttttaaaaaacgtatAATGAAAGTACATGTGCTAAAAGTGAACATTTTCTTGAAGAAAAACTTGGCTTCGACTATTAGAAGTCAGATTCTAATTTAACAGGATATAGGGTTTATTCATAAAAAGAGATATAAAAGATGAAGATCAGAGCGCTTGAGTAGATTAGGGCCACCTAGactagcaagagaaagaaaaaatgataaggtATAAAGAAGAAGgcccaggcatgatggcttgcctgtaatcccagcactttcggagactgagatgggagaattgcttacggctaggagttcaagagcagcctgaatAACAGCGAGACctagtctcacacacacacacacacacacacacacacacacacgttaggTTGTGAAGGGAAGACAAGGGTTAAagaaagacatacacacagaggGCAGTTCAACAGGAAATGCAGGCTTTATGTCCAGCATAACACCTACAGAGGTGGGGAACCAGCCTAATGCCAGTGCCCACCACCGCTTACAGGCTGGGGTACTTATAGGCCTAGGTGGGAGGGGTCTGGGCAGTATGGCTTGCTGCTATGTACTGCTATGTGTTGGTAAGGTGTTCCCATGATGAGGCAGTTTGGCTCTTGTTCCCACAGAATGTGATGTTCCTTGCACTTTTTCCCAGCAGAATATGATAAAAGGCAGGCTGTTTCTCACAGCCCGAACCCCCGTGGAATGATTCACTTTGATCAAGGTCTGAGAAATGGTGGGAGACTTACAAAATGATGCAGTTGGAACTAACAAGAGAGAAAGAACTAGAAGAAGAATAAGGTAGTTAGCAGAACTCATGAGGAGAAGACCAGATCAGGAGGGACCACAAGGACAGGAGAATTAGCAACAAGAGACTGGCTGGCACCAGTCTTGGGAAAACTTCCGAGTGAGCTCCATTCATGGTCTATTAAAAGGCCTTTGTTGTCATTCAGTGATATGTGCCTGGCCCCTGAGACTTTAATTCAACACTAGCCAAACTATCTCATTTGGATAACCCCCTTTTCAAAGTTCAAAAGACTGATTAGCCCCCAGAGAACTGAAGGTGAGGAAATGGGGTTCTAGAATCTGACAGGGCAGTGTGATGTGGAAGGGCACATTTACCCTTCCACAGGATGTGACATGGCTGATACTGGACCACACCACCTTGAGATTTTTGCCAAAGGGTGTTGTGGCATATTGGTGATAGACATGCTGTTACATGTgcgtatttccatttttagaacAAACTATACCACATGATACACATGGATTGACACCTTGATCTTTTCAATTAATACATCCTGGAGATGTTTTATATCAATACATatgaatctttctttcttttagataaccttgtagtattccattatatgaaagCACCATATTTTGTTGGATGGTTAagatgtttttctgtattttactaTCACAGAGCACTATATTGAAAGCCTCTGTGGATATGTGACAGTATATCTGTAGCATATTCAACTAAAAATAGATGAATATTAGGTCAAAAAGAATCCTTTTGGTCATCTAGAAATGCTAACCTCAAAATAGAATTATTGAAACAAAGGGAAAATATCAGGTGCTTTCTATGTATTAGGCACTATGGCTGGTACTGAGGATAAACCAAGAAACAAGTTAGACTTGCTCCTTGCCATcatagaattttacattttactggGGGAGACAGACTTATAAAAGCCAACAGgcaaaaattacaaattacagTATGATGTGAAAAAAGTAACGGGCTAGAGACAGAATTGGGGGGAACTTTTTTGATATAGTGGTCAAGGAAAGACTAAGAATGCCAGATTTAAGCTCTGtgtgcttttaaattttagtagatATTGCAACACCACCTTCTATGTTTACACACTCACCAACATCATCACCAATATTGTATTTTCAAACGTTTTGATCTTTCCCAATCTAAGGtgaaaatggcattttatttgtatttattattaaaagtaagATAGAGCATCCTTTCATAGATGTATTTATGAgtcttttgaaattcttttgtgtgtatgtgaactGCTCCTCTGATAACCTTTGTCCACTCTTCTATAGCGTTGTTGGTCTTTTTTCTTAACTGGTCATAAAAACTCTTTAATAAATTAGATCTTTATCAAATATCTTGCAAATATATCTCCGTGTTATTTACCTTTGACTTGTTTTTCTGAGAGACACTTGACTATAATGCCCGTTAAAGACTAAAAAGGTTTTCTAACAGTGGCCAAACAAATATCTTTATCTTTCTCGCTTGGAAGAAGATGCAGCTGAGAAACTGACTTCTAAGTAAGCCAAGGTAAGATCGGTGAGCTTCTTTCCCAGAAAGATAAAATACACACCATGCAACAAATAGTATGTCTAATGCCTACAGTGGAATACTCATGATAGCTTTTTTGCTGTAGTTATGCTTAACTTGCCATTTAATGTTGCTATTAGAGAGGGACTTGGCCAATAAATCTGCCTTAAAAGAGATTTCAAGAGTTGGAATTTGACTGCAGATCACTGTTGTCTCAGGGGAGCTAATAAAAAGGGTTACAACTTTTCCTTTGAAGTAGTTTTGCCCAGAGTATGTAGCTATGGAttgtgaaatagaagaaaaacagtATAACGAAAATTTTGTATTACGTTTACATTTCAAGAAACCATCAGAATCACTTTATTATTTCACTCTGCTCAAGCAGGAAGTTGAA encodes:
- the NKAPL gene encoding NKAP-like protein gives rise to the protein MPPVSRSSYSEDIVGSRRRRRSSSGSPPSPQSRCSSWDGCSRSHSRGREGLRPPWSESDVGALYLFSRSGSRGRLPRFRNYAFASSWSTSYSGYRHHRHCYAEERQSAEDYEKEESYRQRRLKERERIGELGAPEVWGPSPKFPQPDSDEYTPVEDEEEVTHQKSSSSDSNSEEHRKKKTSRSRNKKKRKNKSSKRKHRKYSDSDSNSESDTNSNSDDDKKRVKAKKKKKHKTKKKKNKKTKKESSDSSCKDSEEDLSEATWMEQPNVADTMDLIGPEAPIIHTSQDEKPLKYGHALLPGEGAAMAEYVKAGKRIPRRGEIGLTSEEIGSFECSGYVMSGSRHRRMEAVRLRKENQIYSADEKRALASFNQEERRKRENKILASFREMVYKKTKGKDDK